The Halovivax ruber XH-70 genome includes the window GCCGAGCAACTGCGCTCGCTCACCGGGCCGGACGGCAACCCGGTCGTCGATCGCGTCGTCGAGAAGGAGACCGCGTTCCGGGGCGACCACGACGAGATCGCTCCAGATCTCGTCGCGATCCCCGCGAACGGATTCGACCTCAAGTCGGGCTTTGCGAACGAGGGCCCCGTCTTCGACACCGGCCCCCGAAACGGGATGCACAGCTTCGACGACACGTCGCTGTACATCGACGACCCGGACGTCGAGATCGACGACGTCGACCTCTTCGACATCGCTCCGACGATCCTCGAGTATATGGATATCGAGTATCGACGAGGCGACTTCGACGGCGCGAGCCTCGTCTGAGCCGCTCACACCGGATCATCCGCTCACACCACAACCAAACCCACAGCGAGCCGGTTCTACCCAGCATCGATTCCGTTTTCACCCCCACGCTCACCCGGTTACACATGACCGAACAGGCGGACGCGTTCGACGACGACCGATACACAGAAGTCATCCACGCGTGCGGCCACGAGCACGTCAGCGGCGAGCACGCCAGTACGTTCGAGGTCTCGACTGACGACTTTCTCACCCCGGCTGGTGACTGTATTCTCGCGATCGAAGCCGACCGCGCGCCGGCAGAGTTCGACTCGGACTTCGTCGCCGCGTGCCAGGACGCCACCGCGACGATCACGATGAGCATCACTGCTGGCGGTTCCGAGACGACGATCACCGGCCGGGGCGATCCACGACTGACCTTCGAGAGCGAGCGAAGCGCCGTCGGTCGGACGAGCGACTACGTCGACGACAGGACGATTATGCTAGACGCCGATCGAGCGGCGGGCGACGTAGATCGAGAACTGATCGATGCGCTGGCCGACGGCGCCGACGCGCGGGTCGTACTCGCAGTCGAAGACGGGAACACTGAAGCATAGCGCGTCGCTACGACCGGTATGAGCGAGGCTGTCGATCGGCGGCGGTTCGCCCGGGCGGCCTGGGTGAACGTCCTTGGCAACGCGGCGAAGATCGTCGTCGAGGGAATCGCTGGCCTGGCGTTCGGCAGTGTCGCGCTCCTCGCCGACGCGGCGCACTCGGTGGGCGATCTGGTGGCGAGCGTAGTCGTCCTCGTCTGGGGCGATACGCGGTTTCAGGACCCCGACGACACCCATCCACACGGCCACGCCCGAATCGAACCGCTGACGGCGCTGTTCGTCGGCGCGACGATCGTCGTACTCGGGGGAAGTCTCCTTTTGGAA containing:
- a CDS encoding DUF371 domain-containing protein; this translates as MTEQADAFDDDRYTEVIHACGHEHVSGEHASTFEVSTDDFLTPAGDCILAIEADRAPAEFDSDFVAACQDATATITMSITAGGSETTITGRGDPRLTFESERSAVGRTSDYVDDRTIMLDADRAAGDVDRELIDALADGADARVVLAVEDGNTEA